CTCTACTGTGGGTATTTcatgttttcaatggggacccaagctttcacaagatcgccaaaaacgggaaaacgacaagagacacggacaagcctatCAATAtacatgatctccaagccgagccggtcgttttagtgtttgaacggtgtctctatctcgaaaggcctaggaggagatccattttctatttttactgccctacacaagacaaataataaaacaggacttagagattactagaatcgggccttgctctgcaagggccttgctccgcaagcccgcttaataataaagaatcaggacttagagattactataatcgggtcTTGCTCCGCAAGggtcttgctccgcaagcccgcttaattattaTTTGTCTCTTCAGGCAACGCCTTGCCAACTAAGCGGTTGCCAGAAAGTGACTCCCCCCCTGTAAGTCAGGATTGCAAAGGGCTCTTTTTCTGGTTttcactcgctttttggcacgacaccggGTTTGGGAATTGTGAGCACGACACCgggtttgggaattgtgaatTGTTTTCAATGAGCTGACCCGTCCACTTGTGCAAATAAGATAACCTCCGCGCTAGGTCTACCGTCATACATGGTTCTCCAAATGTTTCACCTAATCTGATGGCAATATGTTTATGCTTGTTTTAATATTTCACCAAAACGATgttgaatgattgattgatttgatttgaaagctttaatgtccttaaaaaggcaatttgatttacagcacagcagaatgaacggcataaaaacatataggcctacaataaaaaacacatacagtacaaaaaatacacacaataaatagctaaacatataagttactatgtaaataaatacgtaataaatacagaccactggtgAAATGCATCCgttaacacaatatgaaagtccataatgtcaagaatgtatctcccacatcttgttcaatttGTTAATTaccatggggatgaaggagttctGATATTGGGGTATCTATACCTGCGTCCTGAAGGAAGTGTTTGGAACTTAACTGAGAGAGGGTGGGTAGTATCAGTACAAACTTTGTCCGCTTTCTTTCTTAACCTATCTAAATAAAGTTTATGAAgctcattttgctgacgccccattaTTTTCCCACGTTTTAACAATTTTACCCAGTTTACTTTTGTGCGTCACTTTAGAGTGACCATACCAGCATACAATACCATAGGAGAGAACACTTTCAATAAAAGACTTGTAAAATAAGGTCAACATTCTGTTGTCAATATTAAAAAGTTAAGTTTCCTTAGGAAATACAAATGTTGTTGACCCTTTTTATAGATTGCATCTGCACAACTGTCCCATGACAGCTTGTGGTCTATAATCAGACCAAGGTATTTATAATCCGTCACCACTTCAATCTCCAATAATTGAGGGGGGAGTTGGTAATGCTTTTTGTCTGAAATCAAAGATAAGCTCTTTTGTCTTGGAAATGttgaagtaggggtgggcgatatgacgatattatatcgtgaatcgcgatattgagtaaaagatcgtctcgaatctgccaaagtggagaaatcgtatagatcgtcttgcagtgaggatgtttattatcagtatcagagtgacattttctctcttttgttgttgtcttcactttattctttacattgttgtattccaattgtacactttatgagagtgtcatcaatgtgttaacattttattgactgcaaattacaaattgcaagtatatgaaagttgttttttgttgtttttattttttggatggaagatcgtgataaaaaatcgaaatcgtgatttcatgttaaaatatcgtgatacaacttttttgccatatcgcccacccctatgttGAGGTGCAGGTTAGACCTTTTAGACCAGTTGACAAATGCCTCCAGTACTGGACCATGCGTGGTTTCATTATGGCTCAGTAAGCTTACCACagctgtgtcatcagcatatttaATTATGTGCCAACCAGGGTGACTACTACGACAGCTGTCAGTATACAAAATAAAAAGCAAGGGTGAAAGAACACTACCTTGCGGAGTTCCGATAAAGGTAAGTCGCACATCAGACAAGATGTTGCCTACCTTCACCTGCTGTGCTCTGCCCTGCAGAAAGTCCATAATCCAATTAATCAattcaaaatcaaaacaaaagtctTTTTTCAGTCTTTCAGCTAAACTGTGTGGGTGTATAGTATTAAAAGCTGAAGAGAAATCAGCAAAAAGGACACAAGCATGTGTCTTAGCGCCTTCCAAATGCATATAAATATAATCCAAGAGTGTGAGAATGGCATCGTCTGTTCCTCTGTCATGCCTATAAGCGAATTGGAGTGGATCAAGGGCCTGCTGGCAAGAGTTGATGATGTGTGTCTTCACAATCCTCTCAAATGATTTGACTACAAGTGAGGTGAGGGAAATGGGCCTATAGTCCTTAGGGGTTGATGGATGAGGGACTTTGGGAAGGGGGGCCACGTGTGACTTTTTCCAAATGCGTGGGACCACTTGAGTATCCAATGAGTGTTGGAAAAGGGAGCAGAAGACCCCACTCAATTGGGCTGCACAGTATCTCAGCACCTTGCCTCCTATGTTGTCAGGCCCAGGACTCTTCCGGATGTTGGTCCTCTCAAACACCCGCCGCACTGTGTCCTCCTTAATGGTGAATATCCCCACAGTCCCATTCTCCTGTAACTCCTCCTGTTGCCAAATAGAATCACCGCCTTTGGCCACATGTTCATAGCGGGTGAAAAATTCATTCAAGTCATTGGCCAACTGACACCGAGCTCTATCATCTATTTGTTATTCTGCGCTTTTGCTTGATTTGTATGGGGCATTTGCCATCAACTTAATGCCCACCCATGCAGACAGCGAATCTCCAGCCATTAAAGTATCTTGTACCTTGTCTCTATACTGGCATTTAGCTTTATAGATCTTCTTATTGACTTTCGTATTGACTAACTCGTTTTAGAACACGCTTATAAGTGGGTCTCAACAGGATAGTGTTGTGGTCTGAATTACCCAGGGGTGCTTTTGCACAGGATGAATATGCCGCCATATGGATCCATAGCACAAGTCTATGACCTTATTATTTCTTGTTGGGCATGTGACATACTGGGAGTAAGTGGGCAGCGCACGTTTGAGTGTACAGTTATTAAAGTCGCCCAATACAAACTTGGGTGCATCAGGGGAAATTTCGTCAAACTCTTGAGTGATGTTGTAGATAACCTTGGCTGCTTTGTCTGCATTAGCTTTTGGGTGTATATACACAATAGTCAAAAATATTTGTGGAAATTCACGAGGTAGATACGACGGTCGGAGGGACAGGGACAGAAGTTCAATATCCGGGGTGCATATTTTTTCCTCACCACAGTTGTCCTGCACCATCGGTCATTTATCATAAGACACACCCCTCCTCCTTGCTCCTTGCCCGTGGTCTCAGCGCAGCGGTCCAGTCCTCTGATTCAGCCAGGTTTCGGTGAAGGCTAGCACGCAGGCCTCCCGGTATTCGTACAAGTAGCGAGTGTTTGCTCGCAACTCGTCCGCTTTCCTCTTGAGCGAACGTACGTTTGCTAAGATGATTGTGGGAAGGGGCACTTTTGATTTCCTACTTCTGAGTTTTAAGCACGTTCCTCCTCGCTTCCCACGTTTTCTCTTCTGTCCAGGTCTACTACTGGTGCTGTGCCTTATAATCTCCGCAGGTAGCCTATTGTATCCGATATCCAGTCATACGTGCGATCACGAAGTTGAAAGAGAAAGTCCTTATTATAGCGTATGTGTTCCCGAGATTGGCCGGCTGGTTTACTTGCTGAGAACACAACCGCGGTGACTAACAATAATAAAACTAATGTCCATAAACGGCTCATAGTGGCCTGCAATGACCGTGGTCGAACTTATTTACGTTATTTTCAATTTAACTCACgtaggacaaaacaaacaaacatgtaacactccgccaaacaaacaaactgtgcTGCAGGTCGCCACTGTGCTAGGctacttcagagtgagaaaatgtgtttgaCTGACAGTAGGGCATGACCGTTGCAATATGAATTGGCAGATTAGGAGCGAACTACTTTTGTTTTCTATTTACGTCCCATCATTTCATAATAGTGATAAAGATTGGCACTAGGGATGGGAaacttcatcatcaaagcgatgcgatgcgcatctcgatacacatggcaacgatacgatacattcacgattcatgaaattaccagtgataagatacgatacgattctcctacctactgcgatgcagttcgatatggcgcgatGCAATTATAATGCTATGCGATGCAGTACGATTCGGTATGATgcgatgcgatacagaacagattaaaatattaaattgatattaaaggctgtgcgCAAGGCTGCCGTtcggcataagcagagtaaacagagcgcttttagagcctcaaccactttgccctgaAAATtgtggcctcctaaattgagactgactaaaaaacgtcatgaaaaatgttttaattacatttcaaaacatatatttgttagttatcaaaagggccatcatttttcaggcatactgtaattgtgaatacaggaattagcattattattagtagtagtagcagtagtagtagtatttacttatgagggggcctcctgaccagttatgcctaggcccccaaaaccttagcagcggccctggctgtgcatattacttttgaaatagcctatactggaaaacatacagaaatcagtgagaactcattttggcttgggcacattgctaTGAGCagagaaaattaaaaaaatgtatacctgaataccatgccaattatagtaggctatatctctttttaaaacaaaaatgggaaaaccacagagcttctgctcatgttggaatattgaacgttttttttttttttttttttttaaaaatctcgtGCGCTGACTACAGTATGCgtatgctgctgtcattcggaaacatgttggcagacaactttctcttgttgtttgtgccgcgCGGTAGCCTAGAGCTACCCTACATATCAACTAGTGAAGggagtactctctccacacgtctccCAGACTCGCAAGAAACTTTCATTgaaaaagtcaccggatgaccagaaaactcgctgtagatgacaacaaaatgtgctctGCATTGCTGGTTACCCGCCACTCAAGGAAATTCTTTGtttggtcacgcctcctcgcacGAGAGGAAAGGtggtctgaatcagagcaaggtgatgtgctttgcgcacgagaacaaatcctgaaattcacagtttctaaaaagttttaagagatattatccaGTTTGTACTGATGCGGACAGTCAAGATACGAtgcatctcgattttatttgcgtttcttaccgatgcagacgtttgcaaattgATGCAACCGCATCGGACAGGTCGTATCAATTTTCCGATAcatatcggtgaatcttcccttccctagTTGACACCTTCACTAAGTCGTAGGAATGCTGTCCCCCAAACAATGGTGCattcgccgtgtgtgtgtgtgtgtgtgtgtgtgtgtgtgtgtgtgtgtgtgtgtgtgtgtgtgtgtgtctgtgtgtctgtgtgtctgtgtgtgtgtgtgttttgacaagAGTTTGTGTTTAACAtgtgttactctcatgtgtgtctacaggctgcaGGGGTGTAACTTCCAAGACAGCAGCTGTTCATCTCTAGCTGCAGTTCTCAGCTCAAACTCCCCCATTCTGAGACATCTGGACCTGAGTGGGAATTTCAAACTGggtgattcaggagtgaagctgctgtctactggactggagcatccaaactgtagactggagaTACTGAAgtaagtaaaagtgtgtgtgtgtgtgtgtgtgtgtgtgtgtgtgtgtgtgtgtgtgtgtgtgtgtgtgtgtgtgtgtgtgtgtgtgtgtgtgtgtgtgtgtgtgtgtgtgtgtgtgtgtgtgtgtgtgtgtgtgtgtgtgtgtgtgtgtgtgtgtgtgtgtttgtgtgtgtttgtgtgtgtgtgcgtatgtgtttgtcattacatttttttaattgtgcacttgtgtgcacattctctctctctctctctctctttctctctctctctctctctgtcacacacacacacacacacacacacacacacacacgcacgcacacacacacacacagacacagacacagacacacacacacacacccacacacacacacacacacacacacacacacacacacacacacacacacacacacacacacacacacacacacacacacacacacacacacagtcattctttCCCTGTTCTGTATTCAATAACATCCCTCTGCCCTTCATTCTACACTATAATATGCTAtgatattctccctctctctctctatgtctctctctctctctctctgtctctctctctctctatctctccctctctttctctctatctctctctatctttctctctctctctatctctccctctccctctctctctctctttctctctctctctatatatatctccctctctctctctctctctctctctctctctctctctctctttcgccgtCCGGTCCAATTTTTTCTGCTTAGCTTAGTAttcatttttgtgtgtatgtgtttgtgcctgtctatgtgtgtctctgtgtgtgtatgtgtattaatgcatgtgtttgtgtgtttgtgtgtgtttgtgtgtgtttgtgtgtgtgtgtgggcgcgtgtatgtgtatgtgtattagtgtgtgtgtgtgtgtgtgtgtgtgtgtgtgtgtgtgtgtgtgtgtgtgtgtgtgtgtgtgtgtgtgtgtgtgtgtgtgtgtgtgtgtgtgtgtgtgtgtttgtgtgtatgcttatgtgtttgtcattacatttttttaattatgcacttgtgtgcacactgtctctctctctctctctctctctctctctctctctcacacacacacacacacacacacacacacacacacacacacacacacacacacacacacacacacacacacacacacacacacacacacagacgttccaATTTTTTTCAGCTTAACTTAGTATTCATTCTTGCGTGTATGTATTCGTGCCTgtttatatgtgtctgtgtgtgtgtgtgtatgtgtattaatgcatgtgtgtgtgtttgtgtgtttgtgtgtgtgtgtgtgtgtgtgtgtgtgtgtgtttgtgtgtgtgtgtgtgtgtgtgtgtgtgtgtgtgtgtgtgtgtgtgtgtgtgtgtgtgtgtgtgtgtgttgggctttggcttgaggttgtgttgaacatgttgtgttactctcatATGTGTCTACAGGCTGCAGAGGTGTGACCTCTCAGACAGCAGCTGTTCATCTCTGGCTGCAGCTCTCAGATCAAGCTCCTCCAGTCTGAGACATCTGCACCTGAGTGGGAATAAACAACTGggtgattcaggagtgaagctgctgtctactggactggagcatccaaactgtagactggagacactgcagtaagtctggttgtgtgtgtgtgtgtgtgtgtgtgtgtgtgtgtgtgtgtgtgtgtgtgtgtgtgtgtgtgtgtgtgtgtgtgtgtgtctgtgtctgtgtctgtgtgtctgtgtgtgcacgtgtgtgtgtgtgtgcgtgtgtgtgtgtgtgtgtgtgtgtgtgtgtgtgtgtgtgtgtgtgtgtgtgtgtgtgtgtgtgtgtgtgtgtgtgtgtgtgtgtgtgtctgtttctgtttctgtgtctgtgtctgtgtctgtgtctgtgtctgtgtgtgcatttgcatgtgtgtgtgtgtgtgtgtgtgtgtgtgtgtgtgtgtgtgtgtgtgtgtgtgtgtgtgtgtgtgtgtgtgtgtgtgtgtgtgtgtgtgtgtgtgtgtgtgtctgtctgtttctgtgtctgtgtctgtgtgtgtgtctgtgtgtgcatccgcatgtgtgtgtgtgtgtgtgtgtgtgtgtgtgtgtgtgtgtgtgtgtgtgtgtgtgtgtgtgtgtgtgtgtgtgtgtctgtttctgtgtctgtgtctgtgtgtgtgtgtgtgcatttgcatgtgtgtgtatgtgtgtgtctgtgtgtctggtgcatatgcatgtgtgtgtgtgtgtgtgtgtgtgtgtgtgtgtgtgtgtgtgtgtgtgtgtctgtctgtttctgtctctgtctctgtgtctgtgtctgtgtctgtgtgtctgtgtgtatttgtatgtgtgtctgtgtgtgtgtctgtctgtctgtgtgtgcatatgcatgctcatgtttgtgtgtgtgtgtgcatgtgtgtgtgtgtgatgaacctGTGTATTTCGAGTCTATGTTATACAGCATATATAtcggtgcccccccccctctctctctcttcaggcttGAGTCCTGAAGATTAACAGAATATATATGTTTTTCATCTCTCCAggttgtcagactgtggtgtaacaggagaaggatatgctgctctggcctcagctctcaaatcaaacccttcacacctggaggagctggacctgagaggaaacgaccctggagactctggagtggagCTCCTCACTTCAGCACTGACCAATCAGAAGTGCAAACTCAGGTGAGAGAGTGGAGTTGGTTTAAAAGGCATTGTGATGAGAACGTGTTTTCCAGTGTAGCACATTAGAAAAATAAAGTATAATGTAAGATGGAGTGAGGGATAGGTCTTTTTTGGGGTcattttaaacatttcagaggGATACAATACAACCAAGATAACCCCCATGGGTTTAGGCGAGTCTTTTGGAAAAGAAAACACAGCGCACACAATCAATATTGCCGGGCTTTAAACTGGAGGACACAAGCAAAGCGCACGGTGCGGCCTCCTTTCCTGTAACATTTATAACTAGTTTAGAAGGTCCGTTTAAAATCCCTTAACCCTagtgttgtgttcaaaagctgcataaACCTGTGGaattcgggtcatttttgaccagagaaagcaaaactcagccataaaatacctaaaaacaatAGTTCTCATCTAACATTGTTTTTTGATCTCATAGCTTGCTTGGTATGCATTTATGTCCATGGAAATACTGTTCTATTTAATCATCATTTGGCTTCacagatcttttatcttacaatAAGCAACTCGTTTTTGGACCACCAAATCTATCAAAACCTGTATAAATTCCCTCTTTATACTTCCTGAAGTGATACAATTAGTAGTTATGTTATCCATGTCTTACAGCTGATATGGGAGTACCACAACCCCAATTT
This DNA window, taken from Engraulis encrasicolus isolate BLACKSEA-1 unplaced genomic scaffold, IST_EnEncr_1.0 scaffold_113_np1212, whole genome shotgun sequence, encodes the following:
- the LOC134442081 gene encoding NACHT, LRR and PYD domains-containing protein 12-like; the protein is MLSPKQWLQGCNFQDSSCSSLAAVLSSNSPILRHLDLSGNFKLGDSGVKLLLQRCDLSDSSCSSLAAALRSSSSSLRHLHLSGNKQLGDSGVKLLSTGLEHPNCRLETLQLSDCGVTGEGYAALASALKSNPSHLEELDLRGNDPGDSGVELLTSALTNQKCKLRLLSDEAERACEYLTSVLGRNPLLLTELDLTGKRLGDSIVKLLCPLLKFSRIKEIGLVI